The following are encoded in a window of Lactobacillus acidophilus genomic DNA:
- a CDS encoding PBP1A family penicillin-binding protein — MADNTNNMKRESRRNYHGRRSSGGHLWIKIIKWLFLAALLVVVSGIGLFAFYAKDAPNISQSQLQSGGTSSLYTNDGKFLLSLGSEKRIYVKNKDIPRQLKDAIVSVEDKRFYKDRLGVDPIRIVGSMLTNAKSNSIAAGGSTITQQLVKLTVFSTAASQRTLKRKAQEAWLAMKVQHEFSKDQILEFYVNKVFMNYGNYGMGTAANYYYNKSLKDLDLAQTALIAGMPNAPVMYDPYLYPQKARYRRNIVLKTMLENDKITKAQYNQAINEPITKGLRPRHTNNESKIRQIDDPYIKEVISEVKSKGFDPYNDNLKITINIDQKAQNKLYQLANNGEVPFTNDKMQIGATVVDPNNGHVVAILGGRHLPSVQLGLDRAVQTGRSTGSSIKPVLDYAPAIQYLNWSTAKMLDDSKYVYPGTNIQLYDWDNKYDGMMTMRKALEQSRNVPAVKTLADVGVKRASAFARRMGVDVPANSGLSVAIGANASSLQMAGAYSAFATMGVYHKPQFVSKIETPDGLTRNYDSNGVRVMKKSTAYMITDMLKGVIKRGSGTNAKIADLYQAGKTGTVKYSDEDLAKYPGYNSTPKDSWFVGYTRSYVMGVWTGYDNLKDGTISGIGQQSAQLIYKSMMTYLMRNKPNLDWKQPNSVVRARIVNNSNPPEVATSGGTWQLFVRGHAPAGIGNSAASYDEEDEETDTTSNNTDNTTSSSSSVTVESRVSSRRENGTTTQSSSSQRVSSSSESREQSSSREQSSSEQQSRPDNTERDQENTDRNND, encoded by the coding sequence ATGGCAGATAATACAAATAATATGAAACGTGAATCACGACGAAACTATCACGGACGAAGGTCGAGTGGTGGCCATTTATGGATAAAAATAATAAAATGGCTATTTCTTGCTGCACTATTAGTGGTAGTTTCTGGTATTGGGCTTTTTGCTTTCTATGCAAAGGATGCTCCTAATATTAGTCAAAGCCAACTTCAAAGTGGTGGTACTTCTAGCCTTTATACCAATGATGGTAAATTTTTATTATCACTTGGATCTGAAAAAAGAATCTACGTTAAGAATAAAGATATTCCTCGACAGTTAAAAGACGCAATTGTTTCTGTTGAAGATAAAAGATTCTACAAAGATAGACTTGGAGTAGATCCAATTAGAATTGTGGGATCAATGCTTACTAATGCTAAGAGTAATAGTATTGCTGCAGGTGGATCAACTATTACTCAACAATTGGTTAAGTTAACCGTATTTTCAACTGCGGCTTCACAACGTACTTTAAAAAGAAAAGCCCAAGAAGCTTGGTTAGCAATGAAAGTGCAACATGAATTTAGTAAAGACCAAATTTTAGAATTCTATGTTAATAAAGTCTTTATGAATTATGGTAATTACGGTATGGGAACAGCCGCTAATTATTATTACAATAAATCTCTAAAGGATCTCGATTTAGCACAAACTGCTTTAATTGCAGGGATGCCTAATGCTCCTGTAATGTATGATCCATATTTATACCCTCAAAAAGCTCGCTATCGTAGAAATATCGTTTTAAAGACAATGCTTGAAAATGATAAGATTACGAAGGCTCAATATAATCAAGCAATTAATGAACCTATTACCAAAGGATTACGCCCTAGACACACTAATAATGAATCTAAGATTAGACAAATCGATGATCCATATATTAAGGAGGTAATTTCTGAAGTTAAAAGTAAAGGTTTTGATCCATATAATGATAATTTGAAGATTACAATAAATATTGATCAAAAAGCTCAAAACAAGTTATATCAATTAGCGAACAATGGTGAAGTACCATTTACTAATGACAAAATGCAGATTGGTGCAACTGTAGTTGATCCTAATAATGGTCATGTAGTAGCAATTTTAGGTGGTCGACATTTACCTTCTGTTCAATTAGGTCTTGATCGTGCAGTTCAAACTGGTCGTTCTACCGGATCGTCAATTAAACCTGTTCTTGATTATGCACCAGCGATTCAATATTTGAATTGGTCAACAGCTAAAATGTTAGATGATAGTAAATATGTTTATCCAGGAACCAATATTCAATTATATGATTGGGATAACAAATATGATGGCATGATGACAATGCGTAAAGCATTGGAACAATCACGTAACGTTCCAGCAGTTAAAACCCTTGCTGATGTAGGAGTAAAACGTGCTTCCGCATTTGCTAGACGTATGGGTGTAGATGTTCCTGCAAATTCAGGCTTATCAGTGGCAATTGGTGCTAATGCATCAAGTTTACAAATGGCTGGTGCATACAGTGCATTTGCTACCATGGGTGTTTATCATAAACCACAATTTGTATCTAAAATTGAAACTCCAGATGGTTTAACTAGAAATTATGATTCAAATGGTGTGCGTGTAATGAAGAAATCTACCGCATATATGATTACTGATATGTTAAAAGGAGTTATTAAAAGAGGTTCTGGTACAAACGCTAAAATAGCTGACCTTTATCAAGCTGGTAAAACAGGTACTGTTAAATACTCCGATGAAGATTTAGCCAAGTATCCAGGCTATAATTCAACTCCTAAGGATTCATGGTTTGTAGGTTATACTAGATCGTATGTTATGGGTGTGTGGACAGGATATGATAATCTAAAAGATGGTACTATCTCTGGAATTGGTCAGCAATCTGCTCAATTAATTTATAAGAGTATGATGACCTACTTAATGAGAAATAAGCCTAATTTGGATTGGAAACAACCTAATTCAGTAGTTAGAGCAAGAATTGTTAATAATTCTAATCCTCCAGAAGTTGCTACTAGTGGCGGAACTTGGCAATTGTTTGTTCGTGGGCATGCTCCTGCAGGTATCGGAAATAGTGCTGCAAGTTATGATGAAGAAGATGAAGAAACAGATACTACTAGTAACAATACTGATAACACTACCTCATCCAGTTCTTCAGTAACCGTAGAGAGTCGTGTTTCTTCTAGAAGAGAAAATGGTACTACTACTCAATCAAGTAGCAGTCAAAGAGTCTCTTCTTCAAGTGAAAGTCGAGAGCAATCTTCATCGCGTGAACAAAGTAGCAGTGAACAGCAATCTAGACCCGATAATACAGAACGAGATCAGGAAAATACTGATAGAAATAATGATTAA
- the recU gene encoding Holliday junction resolvase RecU: MVKYPSGSLAAFRKPVTTQKKMRTGKRSYTHKKGVNFSDRGMTLEQQINESNKYYLTEEIAVVHKKPTPIQIVKVDYPKRSKAVIREAYFRQASTTDYNGVYKGYYLDFEAKETKNKTNFPLKNFHEHQIFHLAECLKQQGICFTIIRFASLERYFVTPASFVINAWRKAEKSSMTLKEIESHSYEIKSGFRPTLPYLKAVDNFIADRKRE, translated from the coding sequence ATGGTCAAATATCCAAGCGGTAGTTTAGCCGCATTTAGAAAACCAGTGACAACACAAAAAAAGATGCGCACTGGTAAACGTTCATATACACATAAAAAAGGCGTTAACTTTTCTGATCGTGGTATGACACTTGAACAACAGATTAATGAATCTAATAAATATTATTTAACTGAAGAAATTGCAGTAGTTCATAAAAAACCAACGCCAATTCAAATCGTAAAGGTTGATTACCCTAAGCGATCTAAAGCAGTTATTCGTGAAGCTTATTTCAGACAAGCTTCTACAACTGATTATAATGGCGTTTATAAGGGATATTATCTTGACTTTGAAGCAAAAGAAACAAAGAATAAGACAAACTTCCCGTTAAAAAATTTTCATGAACATCAAATTTTTCATTTAGCTGAATGCTTAAAGCAACAGGGGATTTGTTTTACGATTATTAGATTTGCTAGCTTGGAGCGATATTTTGTTACACCAGCTAGTTTTGTAATTAATGCTTGGAGAAAAGCAGAAAAAAGTTCTATGACTTTAAAAGAGATTGAAAGCCATTCTTATGAGATCAAAAGCGGTTTTCGACCTACCCTACCTTATCTTAAGGCAGTGGATAATTTTATTGCAGATAGGAAAAGAGAATAA
- a CDS encoding DUF1273 domain-containing protein codes for MQRLWVTGYRSYELNTFSDNDPKIAVVKYVLKRRFVDLIEEGQLDWIITGANLGVEQWAAEVGLELSQRYPIRTSIMVPYENFADRWNENNQSKFLNLKESVDFFASTSDRPYYNSVQLRNYQNFMIQHTDRAIMIYDLEHPGKPKYDYNLIQKYQETKEYPLDLIDFYELQDMAEEYQENRKNDMY; via the coding sequence ATGCAGCGATTATGGGTAACGGGTTATCGCAGTTATGAATTAAATACTTTTAGCGATAATGATCCTAAAATTGCCGTAGTTAAATATGTATTAAAAAGACGATTCGTCGATTTGATAGAAGAAGGCCAATTAGATTGGATTATTACTGGGGCAAACTTAGGTGTTGAACAATGGGCAGCAGAAGTAGGACTAGAATTGAGTCAAAGGTATCCTATTAGGACTTCGATTATGGTACCATATGAAAACTTTGCTGACCGTTGGAATGAAAATAATCAATCAAAATTTTTAAATTTAAAGGAAAGCGTTGATTTTTTTGCGTCAACATCTGATAGACCATATTATAATTCAGTGCAACTACGCAACTATCAAAATTTTATGATTCAGCATACCGATAGAGCAATAATGATCTATGACTTAGAGCATCCAGGTAAACCGAAATATGATTATAATTTAATCCAAAAGTATCAAGAAACAAAAGAATATCCCCTAGATTTAATTGATTTTTATGAATTACAAGACATGGCAGAAGAATATCAAGAAAATAGAAAAAATGATATGTATTAA
- a CDS encoding cell division regulator GpsB, translating into MANLNDIKLSAQDILKKQFRSKVKGYDPDEVDAYLDQVISDYETFQQIVEDLYGQIGTLQRQLMDEKQKENKVSNSSEDEHVKTYTPTHRRTSSVASFAEDDNNQGEISTNMAIIQRISTLERKVYNLEQHVYGLKH; encoded by the coding sequence ATGGCAAATTTAAATGATATAAAATTATCTGCACAGGATATACTAAAAAAGCAATTTAGAAGTAAGGTAAAAGGATATGATCCAGATGAAGTAGACGCATACTTGGATCAGGTGATTTCAGATTATGAAACTTTTCAACAAATTGTAGAAGATTTATATGGCCAAATTGGTACTCTTCAAAGACAGTTAATGGATGAAAAGCAAAAAGAAAATAAGGTAAGTAATTCATCAGAAGATGAACATGTTAAAACTTATACACCAACTCATAGACGAACATCTTCAGTAGCCAGTTTTGCAGAAGATGATAATAACCAGGGAGAAATATCAACTAATATGGCTATTATTCAAAGAATCTCTACTTTAGAGAGAAAAGTTTATAATCTTGAACAACATGTTTATGGCTTAAAGCATTAA
- a CDS encoding THUMP domain-containing class I SAM-dependent RNA methyltransferase: MKKYQLYATMGAGFESVVNKELQSMGYKTKVENGRVFFEGTQEDIVKVNLWSRTADRIKILLKEFKATDFSTLFDEVYAYDWAELLPVDAKFPVQGRAVKSKLHSEPDVQSIVKKAIVNKMIDQYHRRGFLPETGNEYPLDIHIYKNLARLSLDTTGASLFKRGYRIEHGGAPMKENFAASLLKLTPYNGTHPLIDPMTGSGTLAIEAALIAKNIAPGTWRKFAFDGFDWFNTNLHKEALAKAKAEVKSLEAPIWASDIDQSVLEIAKLNAHNAGVLQDIRFKQVAVKDFTTDLENGIIIANPPYGKRLKDRESAEELYKQMGEALRPLDSFSQYYLTADPNFEKYFGAKATKKRKLFNGNLRVDFYQYWANRR; the protein is encoded by the coding sequence ATGAAAAAATATCAACTTTACGCAACAATGGGCGCAGGGTTCGAAAGCGTCGTAAATAAAGAATTACAAAGTATGGGTTATAAAACCAAGGTTGAAAATGGTCGTGTATTTTTTGAAGGTACACAAGAAGACATTGTAAAAGTAAATCTATGGTCAAGAACAGCTGATCGAATCAAGATTTTATTAAAGGAATTTAAGGCAACAGATTTTAGCACTTTGTTTGATGAAGTTTATGCTTATGATTGGGCAGAATTATTGCCAGTTGATGCAAAATTTCCAGTTCAAGGTAGAGCAGTAAAATCCAAGTTGCATTCAGAGCCTGATGTACAATCTATCGTAAAAAAAGCAATTGTTAATAAGATGATTGATCAATATCATCGCCGTGGTTTTTTACCAGAAACTGGTAACGAATATCCATTAGATATCCATATTTACAAAAATTTAGCTAGATTATCATTGGATACTACTGGAGCTAGTTTATTTAAGCGTGGTTATAGAATTGAACATGGTGGAGCTCCGATGAAAGAAAATTTTGCTGCAAGTTTATTAAAGCTCACTCCTTATAACGGCACGCATCCCTTGATAGATCCAATGACTGGATCAGGTACTTTAGCAATTGAGGCTGCATTGATTGCCAAAAATATTGCACCTGGTACCTGGCGCAAATTTGCTTTTGATGGCTTCGATTGGTTTAATACCAATCTTCATAAAGAAGCATTAGCTAAAGCAAAAGCAGAGGTCAAATCTTTAGAGGCACCCATTTGGGCTAGTGATATTGATCAATCAGTTCTTGAAATTGCTAAACTTAATGCACATAATGCTGGAGTTTTACAAGATATCCGCTTTAAACAAGTTGCAGTAAAAGATTTCACCACTGATTTAGAAAATGGGATTATTATAGCCAATCCACCATATGGTAAAAGACTGAAAGATCGTGAATCTGCGGAAGAATTGTATAAACAAATGGGAGAGGCTTTAAGACCGTTAGATTCATTTAGTCAATATTATTTAACTGCAGATCCTAATTTTGAAAAATACTTTGGTGCTAAAGCCACAAAGAAACGTAAATTATTTAATGGTAATTTAAGAGTTGATTTCTATCAATATTGGGCTAACAGAAGGTAA
- a CDS encoding metallophosphoesterase codes for MITKERNTEFWVISDTHLIADSLHDEGPAFSRMQKTSQGKDLYYQEVALTAFMRMAQRKKPAAIIVTGDVTFNGERVSAEKFAQIFKPLKETKLLVLPGNHDIFDGWAREFRGKKQFYAGEISPMFWRSIFDKSYREAEDTDPSSLAYSVQLNPQYFLVLADSNLYGKEETTAAPHTRGIIGDEQLKWIEKQFRYAQDNQLRPILFMHHNLYVHNPAVNKGYVVDDAAKLRRLCTRYNVKLAFSGHIHAQNILGPQDFTPTTEIVTSSFCSNDQGYGVVRVHSRHITYVRRNFDMTRYLTEKDKQNYTLEHFHKYLKNLQLGSISADMMQSELNKYHGDVNLVREMGKLFGWMNYHFFTGHNYIKQNELKKIYVSKAYKTLIEHHPEYRLYLKTLYDTSAHSNLQVKIKY; via the coding sequence ATGATTACAAAAGAGCGTAATACGGAGTTTTGGGTAATTTCTGATACTCATCTAATTGCAGACAGCTTACATGATGAAGGTCCAGCTTTTTCACGTATGCAAAAAACAAGTCAAGGCAAGGACTTATATTATCAAGAAGTAGCTTTAACTGCTTTTATGCGAATGGCACAACGTAAGAAACCAGCTGCAATTATTGTAACCGGTGATGTAACATTTAATGGTGAACGTGTATCTGCAGAAAAATTTGCTCAAATTTTCAAACCGTTGAAAGAAACTAAATTATTAGTCTTGCCGGGTAATCACGATATCTTTGATGGATGGGCAAGAGAATTTCGCGGTAAAAAGCAGTTTTATGCTGGCGAGATTAGTCCCATGTTTTGGCGCTCAATTTTTGATAAATCATATCGTGAAGCAGAAGATACAGATCCTAGTTCATTAGCTTACAGTGTACAATTGAATCCACAATATTTTTTAGTATTAGCTGATTCAAATTTATATGGTAAAGAAGAGACTACTGCTGCACCACATACCAGAGGAATTATTGGAGATGAGCAATTAAAATGGATTGAAAAGCAGTTCCGTTACGCTCAAGATAACCAACTTCGTCCAATATTATTTATGCATCATAACTTATATGTACATAATCCGGCAGTAAACAAAGGGTATGTTGTTGATGATGCGGCTAAATTACGTAGATTATGTACGAGATATAATGTCAAATTAGCTTTTTCTGGTCATATCCATGCACAAAATATCTTGGGACCACAAGATTTCACACCAACTACTGAAATAGTTACTTCAAGTTTCTGCTCAAACGATCAAGGATACGGAGTAGTTAGAGTACATTCACGTCATATAACGTATGTTAGACGAAATTTTGATATGACGAGATATCTAACTGAGAAAGACAAACAAAATTATACTTTAGAGCATTTTCACAAGTATTTAAAAAATTTACAGTTAGGTAGTATTTCTGCTGATATGATGCAAAGTGAACTTAATAAATATCATGGTGATGTTAACTTGGTCAGAGAAATGGGAAAACTTTTTGGATGGATGAACTACCATTTCTTTACTGGTCATAATTATATTAAACAAAATGAGCTTAAAAAAATTTATGTTTCTAAAGCATATAAGACATTAATCGAACATCATCCAGAATATAGACTATATTTAAAGACTTTATACGATACTAGTGCACATAGTAATTTACAAGTTAAAATTAAATACTAG
- a CDS encoding formate--tetrahydrofolate ligase → MKSDIEIAQETKELPIEEIAAKVNLKKEDLEPYGQDKAKINWKAINRIRKNDKLGKLILVTSISPTPAGEGKSTITIGLGDAIHNQLHKNTLIALREPSMGPVFGLKGGATGGGRAQIIPMEDINLHFTGDMHALTAAIDTLAALVDNYIYQDNSLNIDPERILLKRGLDVNDRALRKITVGQGSKFNGIEHKASFAITVANELMAILCLANDINDLKARIGDMLVGYTQDDQPVYVKQLGFQGAIAALLSNALKPNLVQTLEHTPALVHGGPFANIAHGANSVMATNLALHLSDYVLTEAGFGSDLGGQKFMDFVSKHLDKTPDAAVVVATVRALKYQALGSTDKLDEENLDALKTGFKNLERHMNNMRSYNVPVIVLINRFDTDTDKELELLKELVEKQGIKAEVVTYHNEGSKGGSRAAQEVINLADSGKAELISTYNEDDDIKSKIKKIATKIYHADGVEYTDKAEEQIKELAKIGKDKLPVIIAKTQYSFSDDKKKLGAPGGFNLHVKGVSLKNGARFIVVTTGNVLDMPGLPKHPAALDIDVDNDGKISGLF, encoded by the coding sequence ATGAAATCAGATATTGAAATTGCACAAGAAACTAAAGAATTACCAATTGAGGAAATTGCCGCAAAGGTTAATTTAAAAAAAGAAGATCTAGAGCCATATGGACAAGATAAAGCAAAAATTAATTGGAAAGCAATAAATCGCATTCGTAAAAATGATAAATTAGGCAAATTAATTTTAGTAACTTCAATTTCACCTACACCTGCTGGTGAAGGAAAATCGACAATTACTATTGGATTAGGCGATGCTATCCACAATCAACTACATAAAAATACACTCATTGCTCTTCGTGAGCCTTCAATGGGTCCAGTATTTGGTCTTAAAGGTGGTGCTACTGGTGGTGGTAGAGCTCAAATCATTCCTATGGAAGATATTAACCTACATTTTACAGGCGATATGCACGCATTAACAGCAGCTATAGATACTTTGGCAGCATTAGTAGACAATTATATTTATCAAGATAATAGTTTAAACATAGATCCTGAAAGGATTTTGTTAAAACGTGGACTTGATGTAAATGATCGTGCTCTTAGAAAAATTACAGTTGGTCAAGGCTCTAAGTTTAATGGAATTGAACACAAGGCTAGTTTTGCAATTACTGTAGCCAACGAGCTAATGGCTATTTTATGCTTAGCTAATGATATTAACGATTTAAAAGCTAGAATTGGTGATATGCTTGTTGGTTATACTCAAGATGATCAACCAGTTTATGTAAAACAACTTGGCTTCCAAGGTGCCATCGCAGCATTATTATCTAATGCATTGAAGCCTAATTTAGTTCAAACACTTGAACATACTCCAGCATTAGTACACGGAGGACCTTTTGCTAATATTGCTCATGGCGCTAACTCTGTAATGGCAACTAATTTAGCCTTACATCTTAGTGATTATGTATTGACCGAAGCAGGTTTTGGTAGTGATCTTGGTGGACAAAAGTTTATGGACTTTGTTTCTAAGCATCTAGATAAAACACCAGATGCTGCTGTGGTGGTTGCAACTGTACGTGCTCTTAAATATCAAGCATTAGGATCTACTGATAAATTAGATGAAGAAAACTTAGATGCATTAAAAACTGGGTTTAAGAATCTAGAACGTCATATGAATAACATGCGTTCATATAATGTGCCAGTAATTGTGTTAATTAATCGTTTTGACACGGATACAGATAAAGAGTTAGAACTTCTTAAAGAATTGGTTGAAAAACAAGGAATTAAGGCTGAAGTGGTTACTTACCATAATGAAGGCTCCAAGGGTGGAAGTCGAGCAGCGCAAGAAGTTATTAATCTAGCTGATTCGGGTAAAGCCGAATTAATCTCAACGTATAACGAAGATGATGATATTAAGAGCAAAATTAAAAAAATAGCAACAAAAATTTACCATGCTGATGGTGTTGAGTATACAGATAAGGCTGAAGAACAGATCAAAGAATTAGCAAAAATTGGTAAGGATAAATTACCTGTAATTATTGCTAAAACTCAATATTCATTTAGTGATGATAAAAAGAAGCTAGGAGCCCCAGGTGGTTTTAATCTCCATGTGAAAGGCGTAAGCTTAAAAAATGGTGCTCGCTTTATTGTAGTAACTACAGGAAATGTCTTAGATATGCCGGGCTTACCTAAGCATCCAGCTGCTTTAGATATTGACGTAGATAATGATGGTAAGATTAGTGGATTATTTTAG
- the lspA gene encoding signal peptidase II, whose translation MQFLYLIITLFVVLADQGLKNYIVSNYSVGEVHQIIPGILSFNYLQNNGAAWNILTNQMWLFYFISIIAIGVCLYFLFNKKYKNVLFDIGLSFVLGGIIGNFIDRLRLKYVVDMLQLDFVHFNIFNIADSAITIGVILIFIYLIIFADKDEKHA comes from the coding sequence ATGCAATTTTTATATTTAATTATTACATTATTTGTTGTTTTAGCAGATCAGGGGTTAAAGAATTATATAGTAAGTAATTATTCAGTTGGTGAGGTTCACCAGATTATTCCAGGAATCTTGTCATTTAATTATTTGCAAAATAATGGTGCAGCTTGGAATATTTTAACTAATCAAATGTGGCTATTTTATTTTATTAGTATTATTGCAATTGGTGTTTGTTTATACTTTCTTTTTAATAAAAAGTATAAGAATGTTTTATTTGATATAGGATTATCTTTTGTACTTGGTGGTATTATTGGTAACTTTATCGATAGACTCAGACTAAAATATGTAGTCGATATGTTGCAGTTAGATTTTGTTCATTTCAACATTTTTAATATCGCAGATTCAGCAATTACTATTGGCGTAATTCTTATTTTTATTTACTTAATAATTTTTGCAGACAAGGATGAAAAACATGCCTAA